One genomic window of Gossypium hirsutum isolate 1008001.06 chromosome D11, Gossypium_hirsutum_v2.1, whole genome shotgun sequence includes the following:
- the LOC107933854 gene encoding YTH domain-containing protein ECT3 isoform X1: MATADSILANFTPLEVADSLENLSMDSQAKTTKVPEPVKKDFYSDNGSYMYQQAYGYMPYGAYSMPGSPLPLMGHDGQLHALQEYYYPSTYYQPPQQTSKTDASQVEVSTVNADDQASLSTETNTGNLSTVESGAGLSGNNGSGSQKSTFKVSSLNPNASYKRESFPTGNLSEGHQNSRFSYEGVQPTIPCLDMSVSSNGQSKHTANNGFSSYAKNLSSGRNENLHPFPHFMHLHNARPSSGVAQAFGYMNHIYPNNITYGHYGNTNGGGSGSGFGSYGYSAWKKGQGCYNAGNNNKSRGLGYGKENMDGLNELNKGPRVKGSSNKDGFGTATLAVKDQNLPLTESNKENSVSLVPDLGQYNKEDFPESYSNAKFFVIKSYSEDDVHKSVKYNVWASTSNGNKKLDAAFREAKEEPDGCPVFLLFSVNTSGQFVGVAEMVDQVDFNKTVEYWQQDKWTGCFPVKWHIIKDVPNTLLRHITLENNENKPVTNSRDTQEVNFEQGIHILKIFKDHPSKTCILDDFEFYEARQKTIQEKKAKHQLLQEKVLSGEPNDAVMEKKENVAIAKNASEKSVESALIKEPTVASTTEVVKANVDVKPVQENGSVTATEDGPNSVCVASAC; this comes from the exons ATGGCCACCGCCGATAGTATCCTTGCTAATTTTACACCTCTGG AAGTTGCAGATTCACTGGAGAATTTGTCTATGGATTCACAAGCCAAGACCACAAAAGTTCCTGAGCCTGTTAAGAAG GATTTTTACAGTGATAATGGCTCTTACATGTACCAGCAAGCTTATGGTTATATGCCATATGGGGCATATTCCATGCCCGGTTCACCTCTTCCACTTATGGGACATGATGGCCAGCTGCATGCACTGCAAGAATACTATTATCCAAGTACTTATTACCAACCGCCTCAGCAAACTAGTAAAACAGATGCTTCTCAAGTGGAGGTTTCAACTGTCAATGCAGATGATCAAGCTTCTTTATCAACTGAAACAAATACAGGAAATTTGAGCACTGTAGAAAGTGGTGCGGGTTTGAGTGGTAATAATGGTTCTGGGTCACAAAAATCAACTTTCAAGGTCTCCTCTCTAAATCCGAATGCTTCCTATAAAAGAGAAAGCTTTCCAACAGGTAATCTATCCGAAGGTCATCAGAATTCAAGATTTAGCTACGAAGGGGTCCAGCCAACAATTCCTTGCTTAGATATGTCAGTGTCTTCTAATGGGCAATCCAAGCATACCGCTAATAATGGATTCTCTTCATATGCAAAAAACCTTTCATCTGGCAGAAATGAGAATCTTCATCCCTTCCCTCATTTCATG CATTTACACAATGCAAGACCATCATCAGGTGTAGCCCAAGCATTTGGATACATGAATCACATTTACCCTAACAACATAACCTATGGCCATTATGGAAACACCAATGGAGGGGGTTCTGGTTCTGGTTTTGGATCATATGGCTACTCTGCCTGGAAGAAAGGGCAAGGGTGCTATAATGCTGGTAACAACAACAAATCTAGGGGTCTTGGTTATGGAAAAGAGAATATGGATGGTTTAAATGAGCTGAACAAAGGACCCAGAGTGAAGGGGAGTAGCAACAAGGATGGTTTTGGAACTGCAACACTAGCTGTTAAAGATCAGAACCTTCCATTGACTGAGAGCAATAAGGAGAACAGTGTTTCTCTTGTTCCAGATCTGGGACAGTACAACAAAGAGGATTTTCCTGAGAGTTATTCGAACGCCAAGTTTTTTGTTATTAAATCATATAGTGAGGATGATGTCCACAAAAGTGTCAAATACAATGTGTGGGCCAGTACATCTAATGGCAACAAGAAGCTTGATGCAGCATTCCGTGAGGCCAAGGAGGAGCCTGATGGCTGTCCTGTATTTCTATTGTTCTCG GTTAATACCAGTGGTCAATTTGTTGGGGTAGCAGAGATGGTCGACCAAGTAGATTTTAACAAGACTGTAGAGTACTGGCAACAAGACAAGTGGACTGGTTGCTTCCCTGTGAAGTGGCACATCATTAAGGACGTCCCAAACACTTTGCTGAGGCACATAACACTTGAGAACAACGAGAACAAGCCTGTCACTAATAGTAGGGACACCCAAGAG GTTAATTTTGAGCAGGGGATCcacattcttaaaatttttaaagatcaTCCCAGTAAGACGTGCattcttgatgattttgaattttatgaagctCGTCAAAAGACAATCCAAGAGAAAAAGGCTAAGCATCAGCTGTTACAAGAAAAG GTTTTGAGTGGAGAGCCTAATGATGCTGtaatggagaagaaagaaaatgtggCAATAGCAAAGAACGCTTCGGAAAAATCTGTGGAGTCAGCCTTGATAAAAGAACCAACTGTTGCATCAACAACAGAAGTAGTAAAGGCTAATGTCGATGTGAAACCCGTACAAGAGAATGGATCAGTTACAGCAACTGAAGATGGCCCCAACTCAGTTTGTGTTGCAAGTGCTTGCTAA
- the LOC107933854 gene encoding YTH domain-containing protein ECT3 isoform X2 → MATADKVADSLENLSMDSQAKTTKVPEPVKKDFYSDNGSYMYQQAYGYMPYGAYSMPGSPLPLMGHDGQLHALQEYYYPSTYYQPPQQTSKTDASQVEVSTVNADDQASLSTETNTGNLSTVESGAGLSGNNGSGSQKSTFKVSSLNPNASYKRESFPTGNLSEGHQNSRFSYEGVQPTIPCLDMSVSSNGQSKHTANNGFSSYAKNLSSGRNENLHPFPHFMHLHNARPSSGVAQAFGYMNHIYPNNITYGHYGNTNGGGSGSGFGSYGYSAWKKGQGCYNAGNNNKSRGLGYGKENMDGLNELNKGPRVKGSSNKDGFGTATLAVKDQNLPLTESNKENSVSLVPDLGQYNKEDFPESYSNAKFFVIKSYSEDDVHKSVKYNVWASTSNGNKKLDAAFREAKEEPDGCPVFLLFSVNTSGQFVGVAEMVDQVDFNKTVEYWQQDKWTGCFPVKWHIIKDVPNTLLRHITLENNENKPVTNSRDTQEVNFEQGIHILKIFKDHPSKTCILDDFEFYEARQKTIQEKKAKHQLLQEKVLSGEPNDAVMEKKENVAIAKNASEKSVESALIKEPTVASTTEVVKANVDVKPVQENGSVTATEDGPNSVCVASAC, encoded by the exons ATGGCCACCGCCGATA AAGTTGCAGATTCACTGGAGAATTTGTCTATGGATTCACAAGCCAAGACCACAAAAGTTCCTGAGCCTGTTAAGAAG GATTTTTACAGTGATAATGGCTCTTACATGTACCAGCAAGCTTATGGTTATATGCCATATGGGGCATATTCCATGCCCGGTTCACCTCTTCCACTTATGGGACATGATGGCCAGCTGCATGCACTGCAAGAATACTATTATCCAAGTACTTATTACCAACCGCCTCAGCAAACTAGTAAAACAGATGCTTCTCAAGTGGAGGTTTCAACTGTCAATGCAGATGATCAAGCTTCTTTATCAACTGAAACAAATACAGGAAATTTGAGCACTGTAGAAAGTGGTGCGGGTTTGAGTGGTAATAATGGTTCTGGGTCACAAAAATCAACTTTCAAGGTCTCCTCTCTAAATCCGAATGCTTCCTATAAAAGAGAAAGCTTTCCAACAGGTAATCTATCCGAAGGTCATCAGAATTCAAGATTTAGCTACGAAGGGGTCCAGCCAACAATTCCTTGCTTAGATATGTCAGTGTCTTCTAATGGGCAATCCAAGCATACCGCTAATAATGGATTCTCTTCATATGCAAAAAACCTTTCATCTGGCAGAAATGAGAATCTTCATCCCTTCCCTCATTTCATG CATTTACACAATGCAAGACCATCATCAGGTGTAGCCCAAGCATTTGGATACATGAATCACATTTACCCTAACAACATAACCTATGGCCATTATGGAAACACCAATGGAGGGGGTTCTGGTTCTGGTTTTGGATCATATGGCTACTCTGCCTGGAAGAAAGGGCAAGGGTGCTATAATGCTGGTAACAACAACAAATCTAGGGGTCTTGGTTATGGAAAAGAGAATATGGATGGTTTAAATGAGCTGAACAAAGGACCCAGAGTGAAGGGGAGTAGCAACAAGGATGGTTTTGGAACTGCAACACTAGCTGTTAAAGATCAGAACCTTCCATTGACTGAGAGCAATAAGGAGAACAGTGTTTCTCTTGTTCCAGATCTGGGACAGTACAACAAAGAGGATTTTCCTGAGAGTTATTCGAACGCCAAGTTTTTTGTTATTAAATCATATAGTGAGGATGATGTCCACAAAAGTGTCAAATACAATGTGTGGGCCAGTACATCTAATGGCAACAAGAAGCTTGATGCAGCATTCCGTGAGGCCAAGGAGGAGCCTGATGGCTGTCCTGTATTTCTATTGTTCTCG GTTAATACCAGTGGTCAATTTGTTGGGGTAGCAGAGATGGTCGACCAAGTAGATTTTAACAAGACTGTAGAGTACTGGCAACAAGACAAGTGGACTGGTTGCTTCCCTGTGAAGTGGCACATCATTAAGGACGTCCCAAACACTTTGCTGAGGCACATAACACTTGAGAACAACGAGAACAAGCCTGTCACTAATAGTAGGGACACCCAAGAG GTTAATTTTGAGCAGGGGATCcacattcttaaaatttttaaagatcaTCCCAGTAAGACGTGCattcttgatgattttgaattttatgaagctCGTCAAAAGACAATCCAAGAGAAAAAGGCTAAGCATCAGCTGTTACAAGAAAAG GTTTTGAGTGGAGAGCCTAATGATGCTGtaatggagaagaaagaaaatgtggCAATAGCAAAGAACGCTTCGGAAAAATCTGTGGAGTCAGCCTTGATAAAAGAACCAACTGTTGCATCAACAACAGAAGTAGTAAAGGCTAATGTCGATGTGAAACCCGTACAAGAGAATGGATCAGTTACAGCAACTGAAGATGGCCCCAACTCAGTTTGTGTTGCAAGTGCTTGCTAA
- the LOC107933820 gene encoding ADP-glucose phosphorylase has translation MATTPPTRSPELRKDPVTNQWVIFSPARAKRPSDFKSKSPENPNNNSSSCPFCIGNEHQCAPEIFRVPPDPNWKLRVIENLYPALSRKLDHPNGQNDDSSSELSGLGWVVAGFGFHDVVIETPVHSVQLSDLDPSEIGDVLIAYKRRIEQIKQFDSIKYIQVFKNHGASAGASMSHSHSQMLSLPIVPPSVSTRLNSMKEHFNRTGKCSLCQVQSKDLLINETSRFFSIAPYASSFPFEIWIIPRDHSSHFDELDNKKAVDLGGLLKLILKKMALQLNNPPFNFMIHTSPIQVTDSELPYSHWFLQIIPQLTGVGGFELGSGCYINPVFPDDAAKILRELNVPI, from the exons ATGGCAACTACACCACCAACTCGGAGCCCCGAACTCCGAAAAGACCCGGTTACAAACCAATGGGTCATCTTCTCTCCGGCCCGAGCCAAGCGTCCTTCCGATTTCAAATCCAAATCGCCGGAAAATCCTAACAATAATTCTTCATCATGCCCCTTCTGCATCGGCAACGAGCACCAGTGTGCACCCGAGATATTTCGAGTCCCGCCCGATCCTAACTGGAAACTCCGGGTTATTGAGAACTTGTATCCAGCTTTAAGCAGGAAACTCGATCACCCAAATGGCCAGAATGACGATTCGAGTAGCGAGTTGAGCGGGTTGGGTTGGGTTGTAGCGGGATTCGGGTTTCACGATGTGGTGATTGAAACTCCAGTTCACTCGGTTCAGTTGTCGGATTTGGATCCGAGTGAGATTGGTGATGTTTTGATTGCCTATAAGAGgaggattgagcagattaagcaGTTTGATTCAATCAAATATATTCAG GTGTTCAAGAACCATGGAGCTTCAGCTGGGGCTTCAATGAGTCACTCTCACAGTCAGATGCTATCTCTTCCCATTGTTCCTCCTAGTGTTTCTACTCGACTCAACAGTATGAAGGAGCATTTTAATCGGACAGGGAAATGTAGTCTCTGTCAGGTCCAATCAAAGGACCTCTTGATTAATGAAACCAGCCGTTTCTTTTCCATTGCTCCATATGCTTCTTCATTTCCTTTCGAGATATGGATAATTCCCCGAGATCACTCTTCTCATTTTGATGAACTGGACAATAAGAAG GCGGTTGATCTCGGTGGCTTGCTAAAACTCATTCTTAAAAAGATGGCTTTGCAGTTGAATAACCCCCCATTCAATTTTATGATCCATACTTCACCAATACAGGTTACTGACTCTGAGTTACCTTATAGTCACTGGTTTTTACAGATAATACCTCAGTTAACCGGTGTAGGAGGTTTTGAACTCGGATCTGGATGTTACATAAACCCTGTTTTTCCTGATGATGCTGCTAAAATTTTGAGGGAACTTAATGTTCCTATATAG